Proteins from a genomic interval of Perognathus longimembris pacificus isolate PPM17 chromosome 14, ASM2315922v1, whole genome shotgun sequence:
- the Begain gene encoding LOW QUALITY PROTEIN: brain-enriched guanylate kinase-associated protein (The sequence of the model RefSeq protein was modified relative to this genomic sequence to represent the inferred CDS: deleted 1 base in 1 codon): MPSLWDCASAADMEKLRLRGPWVPSCPGRPPVLQGRLARPSPPPPLWDSALQEQKGELRKRLSYTTHKLEKLETEFDSTRHYLEIELRRAQEELEKVTEKLRRIQSNYMALQRINQELEDKLYRMGQHYEEEKRALSHEIVALNSHLLEAKVTIDKLSEDNELYRKDCNLAAQLLQCSQTYGRVHKVSELPLDFQQRVSLHMEKHGCSLPSPLCHPAYADSVPTCVIAKVLEKPDPTSLSSRLSDASARDLAFRDGVEKPGPRPPYKGDIYCSDTALYCPDERRRDRRPSVDASVSDVGFLRAQNSTDTAEEEEEAEAAAFPMSYRHEAFPGYAGSLPTSSSYSSFSATSEEKEHAQASTLTASQQAIYLNSRDELFNRKPPAAATYNGSGPRFAKAATMAAPREAEVAPGFGRTLSPYPAESFRFPASPGPQQALMPPNLWSLRAKPGGARLAGEDVRGQWRPLSVEDIGAYSFPGGSASRASPCSFSERYYGGGGGGVGSPGEKAEGRASPLYATYKAESFSEGDDLSQGHLAEPCFLRSLSPSRSADPLPGYAPSDGDGDRLGVQLCGAGSSPEPEPGSRDSLGPSSMEASPEMRPATRLSPQQAFPRTGGAGLSRKDSLTKAQLYGTLLN; the protein is encoded by the exons ATGCCGTCGCTCTGGGATTGT GCCTCTGCCGCAGACATGGAGAAACTCAG GCTGCGAGGCCCCTGGGTGCCCTCGTGCCCCGGGCGGCCCCCAGTCCTGCAGGGCCGCCTggccaggccctcccccccc cccccgctctgggACAG CGCGCTGCAAGAGCAGAAGGGCGAGCTGCGCAAGCGGCTGTCCTACACCACGCACAAGCTGGAGAAGCTGGAGACCGAGTTCGACTCCACGCGCCACTACCTGGAGATCGAGCTGCGGCGGGCGCAGGAGGAGCTGGAGAAGGTCACGGAGAAGCTGCGCcg GATCCAGAGCAACTACATGGCGCTGCAGAGGATCAACCAGGAGCTGGAGGACAAGCTGTACCGCATG GGCCAGCACTATGAGGAAGAGAAGCGTGCGCTGAGCCATGAGATCGTCGCTCTCAACAGCCACCTGCTGGAGGCCAAGGTGACCATCGACAAGCTGTCGGAGGACAAC GAGCTCTATAGGAAGGACTGCAATCTAGCGGCCCAGCTGCTGCAGTGCAGCCAGACCTACGGCAGGGTCCATAAGGTGTCCGAG CTGCCCTTGGACTTCCAGCAGCGCGTGAGTCTGCACATGGAGAAGCACGGCTGCAGCCTGCCCTCGCCGCTCTGCCACCCGGCCTACGCAGACAGCGTGCCCACCTGCGTCATCGCCAAGGTGCTGGAGAAGCCGGACCCCACCAGCCTGTCCTCGCGCCTGTCGGACGCCTCGGCCCGCGACCTGGCCTTCCGCGACGGCGTGGAGAAGCCGGGCCCGCGGCCCCCCTACAAGGGCGACATCTACTGCAGCGACACGGCGCTCTACTGCCCCGACGAGCGGCGGCGCGACCGGCGGCCCAGCGTGGACGCGTCCGTGAGCGACGTGGGCTTCCTGCGGGCCCAGAATTCCACCGACAccgccgaggaggaggaggaggccgaggccgcgGCCTTCCCCATGAGCTACCGCCACGAGGCCTTCCCGGGCTACGCGGGCTCGCTGCCCACGTCCAGCTCCTACTCGAGCTTCAGCGCCACGTCGGAGGAGAAGGAGCACGCGCAGGCCAGCACGCTGACCGCCTCGCAGCAGGCCATCTACCTGAATAGCCGCGACGAGCTCTTCAACCGCAAGCCCCCGGCCGCCGCCACCTACAACGGCAGCGGCCCGCGCTTCGCCAAGGCCGCCACCATGGCCGCCCCGCGCGAGGCCGAGGTGGCCCCCGGGTTCGGACGGACACTGTCTCCGTACCCGGCCGAGTCCTTCCGCTTCCCGGCCTCCCCGGGGCCCCAGCAGGCCCTGATGCCGCCAAACCTGTGGAGCCTGCGCGCCAAGCCCGGGGGCGCCCGGCTGGCCGGCGAGGATGTGCGAGGCCAGTGGCGGCCCCTGAGCGTGGAGGACATCGGGGCCTACTCGTTCCCGGGAGGCTCCGCCAGCCGCGCCTCGCCCTGCAGCTTCTCGGAACGCTActacggcggcggcggcggcggcgtgggcAGCCCCGGCGAGAAGGCGGAGGGCCGCGCCAGCCCCCTCTACGCCACCTACAAGGCCGAGAGCTTCTCCGAGGGCGACGACCTGTCGCAGGGCCACCTGGCCGAGCCCTGCTTCCTGcgcagcctcagccccagccgctCGGCCGACCCGCTCCCCGGCTACGCGCCCAGCGACGGCGACGGGGACAGGCTCGGCGTGCAGCTGTGCGGGGCCGGCAGCAGCCCCGAGCCCGAGCCCGGCTCCAGGGATTCCCTGGGGCCCAGCTCCATGGAGGCCTCGCCCGAGATGCGCCCGGCCACCCGCCTCAGCCCCCAGCAGGCCTTCCCCCGGACTGGAGGCGCGGGGCTGAGCCGCAAGGACAGCCTGACCAAGGCCCAGCTCTACGGGACCTTGCTCAACTGA